From Triticum urartu cultivar G1812 chromosome 2, Tu2.1, whole genome shotgun sequence, a single genomic window includes:
- the LOC125534893 gene encoding uncharacterized protein LOC125534893, with translation GLAEGAIVEYSEAAGDLDYRQFVHMVVEEVFHGQKLPFDLTEWLRIISQGVNACHGSLLCSHIDLMEPYQGYGNFVSLFQLFWKVKDTTGGEDLLNSLGHYRGWKSKGLQCSFLHDTLTYEDEAGHSFEYEDDIRGLLRLLMNSFCHSAKSHCRLAIYLIMNESRRLLSDLQRALHQGGYLSHLSVNYSM, from the coding sequence GGTCTGGCCGAGGGCGCGATAGTGGAGTACAGTGAAGCTGCCGGGGACCTTGACTATCGCCAATTTGTTCATATGGTTGTAGAGGAGGTATTTCATGGTCAGAAGCTACCATTTGATCTGACCGAGTGGCTAAGGATCATCTCCCAGGGAGTGAACGCGTGTCATGGCAGCCTGCTCTGCAGCCATATTGACCTGATGGAGCCATATCAAGGATACGGAAACTTTGTCTCATTGTTTCAGCTATTCTGGAAAGTCAAAGATACCACTGGTGGAGAAGATCTGCTAAACTCTCTGGGACATTACAGGGGATGGAAATCTAAGGGCCTGCAatgttcatttcttcatgatacATTGACCTACGAGGATGAAGCTGGCCATAGTTTTGAATATGAAGATGACATCAGAGGACTTCTGAGATTATTGATGAACTCCTTCTGTCACTCGGCAAAAAGCCACTGCAGGCTCGCTATCTACCTGATTATGAATGAGTCCCGCAGGTTGTTGTCTGATCTTCAAAGGGCGCTGCACCAGGGTGGTTACCTTAGTCACCTGTCTGTGAATTACAGTATGTGA